ACTAGGTGAAGATTATATTTGTGCAGCGCGAGCTCGCGGAGTATCTCGTTATGATATTCTTGTAAAACATGTAGGGAAGAACGCAGCATCCTCATTAATCACTTCCCTTGCCTCATCTTTAGGAGCAATATTAGGAGGAGCTTTAGTTGTAGAGACTTTGTTTGATATCGATGGATTCGGAAGATTTTTCTATCAAGCTATTTTGAATCGTGATCATAACGTAGTGTTATTTTCTGTTCTTGTTGGATCGGCTTTATCTTTATTAGGTTATTTAATCGGTGATATTTGCTACGTGCTATTGGATCCTAGAGTACAGCTAGGAAAGAAGAGGATTTAAAACTATGCAATCCCATACTTCTTTTTATCGCAGATTTTTTCAGGCATATCATAAGAATTTTCTTGCCTCACTGTCTTGGAAGTTTGTCATATTTTTATCACTTGTAGGTATTTACGCACCTTTGTTTGCTAGTAGCAAGCCTATTTTAGTGAAATGGGAGGGTTCTCTTTTTTTCCCTTTATTTAGGTATTTATGGTTTCCTGGTTTTTACACTAAGCCGATCGATCTTTTTTTTAATGTGTTCATGGTAACACTACCTTTTTTCTTTATAGGCTGTAAGTTTTCTAAGGGAGGCCTTCGTAAGGCGATTATTGGAATTTTAGCTATTATTCAGATTTCAGGATTTATTTTTGTATATCGTGGAAATATTCAGGATCCTTCAGGAGATGAAAATCTTAAAAAATTACGTGCTGAAAAAATCCTTTCACAAATTGCCAATAGTAGAGCAGAGACTATAGTTTTACTTCCTAAAGATATGCGTACTTGGGAATTAGAAAAGACGTATATGAGTAAATACGAACAATTAGGCATTTTGATAAAGTCGAAATACCGTAAACTACAGCATGAGAAATTACAAAAATATTGTGTATCCTATGAAGGATATAAAGGCTCGCAAATACCTACATTGCATCATTCCCAGATAAAAAATGAGCAGGTGTGTTTGGAGCGTTTACAAAGAAGACTGCAGAATTTGAGCTCATCCTACGAATCTTCTTTGCAAACTTGGTATAGGGCGATTGATGAGTATCGTCCTTTTCTTATGGCACTTACTCGTGTTGAGCACGATTTAAACTTAGCTTTATATAATAAAGATCAGCATGAAAGTTTACTTTCGGCACATTCTTCGATAGAAGAAGAAGCAGAACCTTTCCGTAAACATTTGATAAAGACACGTCAGGTTCTTGAAGAATATAGTAAAATTCATAGTGCGATTAACTTTATTCAGGATAAACGTGCATGGATTAATGAAGAATCCGAAAGGCTGCGTATTCTTATTAATCCGCTACTAACTACATTTCATTGGGAAGATGATGCAGGGGGATCTCGTGAGATGAATAAGTATGTGCGTTGGTGGCAACTTACGCGCATTAACCGTAAAGATCTTCTAGCCTCTTTAATTTTTGGTATTCGTATAGCTTTAGTTGTCGGGGGAGTTTCCGTTGCTATTGCATTATTTATTGGTACAGTCATAGGCTTAATTTCTGGATATTTTGGAGGAACTACAGATATGGTTCTTTCTAGATTTACTGAGATTTGGGAAACTATGCCTATGCTATTTATTTTGATGCTTGTTGTCTCAATAACGCAGCAAAAATCTTTAATCTTAGATACAATACTACTCGGTTGTTTTGGTTGGACAGGGTTTAGCAGGTATATTAGAATAGAGACTCTGAAGCAGCGCAATATGTCCTATGTACTAGCTGCGACGAATATGTGCTATAGCCACTATCATATTATGGTCCATCAGATACTTCCTAATGCAATTGTTCCTATTATTTCCTTATTGCCATTTTCTATGATGGCGATGATTAGTTGTGAAGCAGGACTAACATTTTTAGGGCTTGGTGAGGAAAGTTCTGCATCTTGGGGAAATCTTATGAAAGAAGGTGTCACAGCTTTCCCTTCAGAAAGCGCTATTCTTTGGCCCCCAGCTATTATGCTTACAGCATTGCTGATTGCCATAGCATTGATAGGAGATGGTATTCGCGATGCCTTAGATCCTAAATTGCAGGATTAACTTAAAGATCTCTCGAAATTAAGAAGGATGTTTTGGATTTGTTCTCCTGCGCAGTAATGACGCTCCCCATTACTTCCAATTACCCTATGACAAGGAAAAAATAGAAGAAAGGGATTGTTTTTACAAGCTGATCCTACAGTGCGTGGATGCGTGTCTGTTTCTCTAGCGATCTCTCCGTACGTGCGTGTTTGTCCAAAAGGGATGTTTGCAACGCAATCGAGTATTATTTTTTGCTGTTCAGATAAAATAGATGTATTGATGTAAGAAGAACGTGGAGTGTTTAGTTTTTGCGAATATTTGGCACACAATAGAACAATTTCTTCCATAGCTTTATGTGATCCTGGGCCAAGAAATAAGCAACAGAAAACAGGAGCTACGGAAAGTTGAGTTTTTATAACGGCATTATTATGAAAATGAACAATGACTTGTAGAGGGGGACGTTTAGCTATCTGCAAGCCTTGAGAACAGGCTTGCGATAGAGAAAATTTAGAATCGTCAGAAACTAAGTAAAAATTCTCGGACATGAAAGCAAACTATATTATCCCGCATTATTAAGTCTCTCAAATTTTGTTTTTGAGACTAAACGTCCACGGTGATACCATTCACATTTATAGACACCGCCAGCGTAGATTTTTCTCATACCATGAGGGAAATTATTTCTCCAAGACACTTCTTCTGCTATAACTTCATCTTCATTATAGCGTAATTCACATCCTTCCTTAGATCCTTTTACAAAAGGAATCTCAGCTGCTTTACAACCGTTTTTAAATACCGTTGTAGTACCATCTTGATATCCATAACGCCATTCTTCAATAGTACTAGGAATTCCTCCTGGAAGATAAGTTAAACGCAATCCATGAGGTTGTCCATTAGTGTAGTGAGTGACAGTTTCAGGATCTCTAGTAGCGTAGAAGGTGGTTCTTTTGACCATGGTACCGTCGTTAAAAGCTTCTTCGGAAAGAAGGACATTATTTGGAGAAAAGTTAGACCGTATACCTTCTCCATTGCGAATTGTTGACGTATATTTTCCATTAAATGAGGAATAGCTTCCTTCAATTACACGACCTTGATATGTGGTCTCAGTGAAATAAGGCTCAGTAATAGTATCGTTATTTTTATTATCTGGCCAGCGAGTGACAATAAGAGATCCATCTTCTTGAAAGATTTCTTCTTGAGAAGGCAGACCGTTAGAAAAGAACGTTTTATAGGAAACGAGCCTCCCTTGATCATAAGTCTTCACTACAGAAAGAGTTGTGGAATGGGGGAAGGTTAACGTTATTTCTCCATGAAGAAGGCCTTGAACATAAATTTCATAAAGGGTAGATCCATCCTTTAAAACTTTGGTGATTGTTCCATCACAACCCCGTTTTACCCAATCTCTTCCTGATACAATAATTCCATAGTTATTGCGGAAGGTCTCCTTCATAACTGAAGAATCTTGTTTTAGAGCTGACCCATAGGTAAAGCATGAGAAAGAGAGTGCGCAAACGCAAAAAAGCAGCTGTTTCATGAATCGATCGTTCCTTTTGTATCGTTTATTTGCATATTAAGCATAGCAAGTAAACGCTCATGTTCTTCTTCTATTTCTTGATTAGATAATGTTCTTTCCTTGTCTTGAAATACAAGACGTAGGGAAACATTCTTATTCTGAGTAGTAGGGTTCTTATTTTGATATATACTGATAATGGAAACACTTTCAAGCCATTTAGAATGGAAACTTAAAAGTTTCTTTCGTAAAGAATCCGCTGGTACAGACTCATGAACTGTCAATGTTATATCCCGGAATGAAGAGGGATAAATAGGATAGGGTTTATATAAGTGTATAGATTTCTTTTGTGTATGTAGAAGAGAATCTAACGAAAGTTCGGCAAAGAATACAGTGTGTTTGATTTGGGCTTTTTTACACAGCTGGGGATGTAATGTTCCAAATCGGCCTAATACATGTTTATGAAGATAAATCTGTGCTTGTTGGTAAGGGTGGAAATTCGCATGATCACTAGGTTGGATTGTATAGGCCTGTGAAGAAACATGTAGATGTTGGAATAGTTTTTCAATCCAACCTTTTATTGAATAAAATGATAAAGGACGTTCATGAGATATCCAAGATAACTCTTCTGCTTGCCCTGATAGGATGATTCCTAGACTTTGTGTTTCTTGATATTTCGAATCTTTCTTTGTGTAAGTTGTCCCCAACTCAAAAGCGTGTACATAGGGCGCTTGTCTATTGAGATTCGTTGCTGTACTTTTTAATAATCCGGGAAGCAAAGAATCACGCAATACAGTAGCTTGTTTGGATCCCTGTAAAGAGATGCGATCAGTTTCTTCTCTAGAGAATGCAGCTATTTCTGTATCTAGAAGATCACATGTGAAAAACTGTTGCAATCCTGAATTTGCTAAAAAGTCTACAATCTCTCGTTTAAGGGAGTACATAGAACTATAAATAGCAGGAGCTTTCTTATTCTCTATTTTCCATGGTTGTGTTCTGTAGATTTCTTCAACAAGATCAATCTCTTCATGGATGTCATGGCGATAAGAAGGAACTTTTACGGATAAAATAGCATTTTCTTTAGAAGTAATGCTAAATCCTAAGGAAGTCAGTTCCTTACTTATTTGAGAAGGGTTTAGAGATATTCCGAGAACTTTCTCAATGAGTTCTGTACGTAAGGATACATTGGGAGATTGAGGTGCAGTACCCAAGACATGAATAGGGGATACCTGAGCATTAGGGAAAATCTTTTGTATATAATGAATGGCTGCATAGAGAGAAGGTAAAACATTATTTGGATCAATGCCTCTTGTGAAACGATATGCAGCTTCAGAATGTAGAGGAATACGTGTTTGAGAAGCACGTATGACTTTCGGAAGAAAATAAGCGGCTTCTAGTATAATCTCTGTTGTTGAATCATTGAATGATGAATCTAGACTTCCCATCACACCCGCTAAACCTACCATACGATCTTTGTCACAGATGATAGCTGTTCCCTGAGGGACAAGGACTTCTTCATTATTTAGAAGTTTTAAATATTCATCTTTTTGCGCATTTTGAACATGCAGGGAATCAATATCCACAGTTTTAGCATCATAAACATGTAGAGGCTGTCCTAAAGACAACATAATGTAATTAGTGATGTCTATGATGGAATTAATAGACTTTTGTTTGAGTTCTCCAAGAGCATTTTGTAGATCTTGAGAAGAAACCTTTGCAGAAACTCCAGAAATTTTTACACAGCAGAAGATAGGACAAAGATTCTGATCTTGTGATGGACGTTCTTTTGTAGTTGTTTCCAGGGGAGTAAACACAAATTCTGGAGGTAGAGTAAGATCTACATCTGTTATATGGGTAATTTCTCTAGCAAGCCCTAGAAGTGAGGCACAATGACCTAAGTTAGGAGTTAAAGAACATTCGATAAATGTATCGGCAAGAAGAGCGCAGGCACTTTCTCCTAAAGGCGTGTTTTGGGGAAATTCAAAGAGGCCTCTTTCTGTTGTCTGTAGATGAGCAAAGCCTAATTCATCTGCGCCGCAACACATACCCTGGGATTCTACACCTCGCAGTTTGGATTTTTTTATTGTGTACACGTTGCCTTCGTGATCATGCAGTTTTGCTCCTGGAAGGGCTAAAGGAACTATGATATCAGGATGACAATTAGGAGCTCCACAAACTATTTGATGTTCTTGTTGTCCATCAAAAAGAGTAGCAACTACGAGTTTATCTGCATTAGGATGGGGAACTGTTTTTAGTATTTTTGCTGTGACGATAGAAGAAAACGAGCATGTAAGAAGTGTTTCTATTTCAGTTTCTATTCCTATATGATCACAAGCTTCTATAATTTGTTTTATAGGTAAAGGAGAAGAAAAAAATCTTTGTAATGAGGATAAAGAAACTCGCATGGATATTAAAGATGAGACGTTTTTATGACAGATTTTACGAGGAGGAGTGTATAGTGGCAAGTATTTTAATGTTCAGAGAGCAGCTGAGTTTTAGGAGTAATCTTTAATGACTTCGCAAAAAACGACTCGATGGCTAGGGCAAGCATTAGTTTTAAGTGCGGTATTGAATATTGTTTTCTTACTTTTATTTTACTCAACTATCTTTCAAAAGGATATTTATAAACTACGTTTATTTTCCGGTCCTTTAGTGGCTAAGAGTTGCCGTGTGAAATATATTCCCCAAGATTTCCTAGAGAATTTATCAGAAGCTTCCCTCGAGGAATTGTATCGTTTATTGGATGAAGATCATTTACTTTATGGGCGTCCGCTAAAATTATGGGCATTAAGTGTAGCTATCCATACTTATGATGTGGATGTAGGTAGTGCGCTTTCTCATCCTTTGACATTCACACAATTGCGTAGTAATGGGAAAACCTGGTTACTTCCGAATATCGATGAGAGAGAGTACGGCTTAGTGCGTCGTTATTTATCTCGCGAGCGTTATCCTTTTACATCTCGAGGTTTGTTTGTTTCTATTTCTAAAAATTTAGAGAAAGGTGTTGTTGACGAAGACTGTTTATATCATTTTTGTCATACTCCTGAATTTCTCTATTTGCGTACGTTACTTTGTGGTGCTGATGAGCAGGTGGCCTCTGTTGCTTCCTTAGCAAGAATGGTAATACGTAATGAAGAGCAAGTATTTTTTTCTCTATGTAACGAAAACAGCCGTGTTACGGAAATTTCTGATCAACAACGACAAAAAATTTTATCTGCTTATATGAATTTAGGAGAGCCTTTAGCAGCTTTATTATTACTCGTTCATGATGAAGATTGGGTGATTCATGAGTTTACAGATGAGGACTTAAAAAGATTTATTGATCTTCTTCCTAAAGAATCTCCTTATAGTCAAAATTTTATTTCTCGTGTCACCTCAACGCCACGTTCTTTTGTTGCAAATGACGCCAGTATGACAAAAACATTCGTTACAGATACACAAGAGCCTATTTGCGAAGATTATATTGTAAAAGATGGAGATTCTTTATGGTTGATAGCACGTCGTTTTGGAGTGACTATTGATGAGATTATGCGTGTGAATCAGATGAATCATCATCGTCTATTACCGGGGAAACGTCTAAAGCTTCCTCTAAAGTCGTCATAGGAACAAGATCTATTCCTCCTGGATGCCAGGGGCCACATTTTCCTATTCTTTTTATTGTTAATCCGAGACCTTTGATACATCCATGATGTTTTAGAGCCTGTAGGCCATATTGTGAGCAAGTCGGGAAAAACCTACATGGATTTCCTAACAAAGGGGAAATTGTCCATCTATAAATATGGATAAGAGCACGACATAGATGCATGGGCAGGTTTTTAACAAGCAATTTAAATGACATTAAATACGTCTTTAAGTAGAGCAACAGAAACTTCTAGCATAATTAACCAAATAATTGTCCATTCTAATGATGAGGAGTGTTGGTGATTGAGTTGGTCATTTAAAATTTCCAATACGTCTCCAAGGATTGTTAATCTATGATTGAGAACATTAATTCTGGAGTTAATATCCAAGCAATTAAGAACGTCAATATAAATGGGTTGTGTTTGCGGATGTTCCCAGAAAAAGTCAGGCTCATCAAGAATATCAGAATGAAGATTTACAGAGGCTTTATCTAAAAATAATTTACCAATTTTTTTTGCTATTGCCTTCCTTGGCATGGAGATTTTTCCTTTTGTAGCCAGGTCTTGAGGCAAGCGTTTTGAGTCTTCAATAGTTTTATAAATAGTAGCTTCAAATATGGTGAGCTTTACTGATTGAGCAAGACCAAAAGATATAGCCAGCTTTGTATTGAGTTGCGAATCTGCTAAGATCAATCTATCCCTACGTATTTGAAGTTTCTCTCCATAATGGAAATTGTAACAATCGATTTCTGGTTGGGGAAGGATTTCTGGAGAAGCTGTAACAATAGATTGTAGGACTTTGATTTCTTCAAATTCTTCCCAACCCCAAAATACAGCAACTCCAAAGGGGAAAAATACGGCAATCTTGTCACATTCATCGGGATTTTCCGAAGACACTAAAACATATTCCCTAGATAAGACTGTGGGGAAGCGGGTTTTTAGTAAGTGAAAGAGCACGTGCAAGTTATAGGATGAAGCTGTGCAATGGGCAGTACAACGCATGATTCTTAGAAACTATTGTTAAATCTTTCTCTAATGTACTTCATTTTTACTCAGTCGGAAACATTTTTTTTCTTGAGGTAAAGGGGATTTCCTAGCTAAGCTATTTTTTTTGCGGAAGTGGCGGAATTGGTATACGCGCTATCTTGAGGTGGTAGTGGAGCTTTCCTTAGGGGTTCGAGTCCCCTCTTTCGCAATAGAAGTTGCTCATAGGCCTCTTCTTCTTGATTTCTTTATCTTGAATTTTCATAGTGAGCATAGTTTCAAGTTTGGGGTGTAAACCTTGCGGTTTCTTTCGATTTTTTTCTTTATATTCTCATCATTGTTATCGGTAAGCCTCCCCGTCTTTTCTGAGCATTATATTTCCGAGGACGAAAAATTTTATATAGATCGATTTAATTTTTCCGGAGAGTTTCCCGATATGGAAACTATGGAAATTCATGCACAGAGAAAAAAACGGGTGCATTTTGATGCTTCTGGAGAATTCCCAAAATTAGAATCTATTGTTTACAATGGGTCATTTGGATTTTTGCGAGCCAAGTTGACGGGGAATTATCCTGGGCTCACTTCCTTAGTATTCACCTGTTCATCATGTAAAATGGATTTAGATTTCCGAGGAAATTGGCATAAAAATACTACGATTTCCGTGAGTAATGAGTCAGAACCTCTTACATTAACTTTCCCTAAGAACGTAGGCGTGATTGTGCATACGAAAGTATCTACAAAGGGAAAGGTAGTTTTAGAGGGAGATTTTGAAAAACGTGGCCGTGGTATTTGGAATAAAACGTATCACAATTCTTTAGTGGGTATAGCTCCTATTACCTTAGTCTTTGAAGTTCACAGTGGCTCTGGGGGAACGATTACTCTCCGATAAAGTCTTATTCCTATCTTCATGAATTGTACTTTCAAACATTCGCATAATCTTTTCTGAAAATCCCAAGTGAAA
This portion of the Chlamydia crocodili genome encodes:
- a CDS encoding MGMT family protein — translated: MSENFYLVSDDSKFSLSQACSQGLQIAKRPPLQVIVHFHNNAVIKTQLSVAPVFCCLFLGPGSHKAMEEIVLLCAKYSQKLNTPRSSYINTSILSEQQKIILDCVANIPFGQTRTYGEIARETDTHPRTVGSACKNNPFLLFFPCHRVIGSNGERHYCAGEQIQNILLNFERSLS
- the pheT gene encoding phenylalanine--tRNA ligase subunit beta, which produces MRVSLSSLQRFFSSPLPIKQIIEACDHIGIETEIETLLTCSFSSIVTAKILKTVPHPNADKLVVATLFDGQQEHQIVCGAPNCHPDIIVPLALPGAKLHDHEGNVYTIKKSKLRGVESQGMCCGADELGFAHLQTTERGLFEFPQNTPLGESACALLADTFIECSLTPNLGHCASLLGLAREITHITDVDLTLPPEFVFTPLETTTKERPSQDQNLCPIFCCVKISGVSAKVSSQDLQNALGELKQKSINSIIDITNYIMLSLGQPLHVYDAKTVDIDSLHVQNAQKDEYLKLLNNEEVLVPQGTAIICDKDRMVGLAGVMGSLDSSFNDSTTEIILEAAYFLPKVIRASQTRIPLHSEAAYRFTRGIDPNNVLPSLYAAIHYIQKIFPNAQVSPIHVLGTAPQSPNVSLRTELIEKVLGISLNPSQISKELTSLGFSITSKENAILSVKVPSYRHDIHEEIDLVEEIYRTQPWKIENKKAPAIYSSMYSLKREIVDFLANSGLQQFFTCDLLDTEIAAFSREETDRISLQGSKQATVLRDSLLPGLLKSTATNLNRQAPYVHAFELGTTYTKKDSKYQETQSLGIILSGQAEELSWISHERPLSFYSIKGWIEKLFQHLHVSSQAYTIQPSDHANFHPYQQAQIYLHKHVLGRFGTLHPQLCKKAQIKHTVFFAELSLDSLLHTQKKSIHLYKPYPIYPSSFRDITLTVHESVPADSLRKKLLSFHSKWLESVSIISIYQNKNPTTQNKNVSLRLVFQDKERTLSNQEIEEEHERLLAMLNMQINDTKGTIDS
- a CDS encoding toxin-antitoxin system YwqK family antitoxin; this translates as MKQLLFCVCALSFSCFTYGSALKQDSSVMKETFRNNYGIIVSGRDWVKRGCDGTITKVLKDGSTLYEIYVQGLLHGEITLTFPHSTTLSVVKTYDQGRLVSYKTFFSNGLPSQEEIFQEDGSLIVTRWPDNKNNDTITEPYFTETTYQGRVIEGSYSSFNGKYTSTIRNGEGIRSNFSPNNVLLSEEAFNDGTMVKRTTFYATRDPETVTHYTNGQPHGLRLTYLPGGIPSTIEEWRYGYQDGTTTVFKNGCKAAEIPFVKGSKEGCELRYNEDEVIAEEVSWRNNFPHGMRKIYAGGVYKCEWYHRGRLVSKTKFERLNNAG
- a CDS encoding LysM peptidoglycan-binding domain-containing protein, with the protein product MTSQKTTRWLGQALVLSAVLNIVFLLLFYSTIFQKDIYKLRLFSGPLVAKSCRVKYIPQDFLENLSEASLEELYRLLDEDHLLYGRPLKLWALSVAIHTYDVDVGSALSHPLTFTQLRSNGKTWLLPNIDEREYGLVRRYLSRERYPFTSRGLFVSISKNLEKGVVDEDCLYHFCHTPEFLYLRTLLCGADEQVASVASLARMVIRNEEQVFFSLCNENSRVTEISDQQRQKILSAYMNLGEPLAALLLLVHDEDWVIHEFTDEDLKRFIDLLPKESPYSQNFISRVTSTPRSFVANDASMTKTFVTDTQEPICEDYIVKDGDSLWLIARRFGVTIDEIMRVNQMNHHRLLPGKRLKLPLKSS
- a CDS encoding ABC transporter permease codes for the protein MQSHTSFYRRFFQAYHKNFLASLSWKFVIFLSLVGIYAPLFASSKPILVKWEGSLFFPLFRYLWFPGFYTKPIDLFFNVFMVTLPFFFIGCKFSKGGLRKAIIGILAIIQISGFIFVYRGNIQDPSGDENLKKLRAEKILSQIANSRAETIVLLPKDMRTWELEKTYMSKYEQLGILIKSKYRKLQHEKLQKYCVSYEGYKGSQIPTLHHSQIKNEQVCLERLQRRLQNLSSSYESSLQTWYRAIDEYRPFLMALTRVEHDLNLALYNKDQHESLLSAHSSIEEEAEPFRKHLIKTRQVLEEYSKIHSAINFIQDKRAWINEESERLRILINPLLTTFHWEDDAGGSREMNKYVRWWQLTRINRKDLLASLIFGIRIALVVGGVSVAIALFIGTVIGLISGYFGGTTDMVLSRFTEIWETMPMLFILMLVVSITQQKSLILDTILLGCFGWTGFSRYIRIETLKQRNMSYVLAATNMCYSHYHIMVHQILPNAIVPIISLLPFSMMAMISCEAGLTFLGLGEESSASWGNLMKEGVTAFPSESAILWPPAIMLTALLIAIALIGDGIRDALDPKLQD
- a CDS encoding RMD1 family protein, which produces MRCTAHCTASSYNLHVLFHLLKTRFPTVLSREYVLVSSENPDECDKIAVFFPFGVAVFWGWEEFEEIKVLQSIVTASPEILPQPEIDCYNFHYGEKLQIRRDRLILADSQLNTKLAISFGLAQSVKLTIFEATIYKTIEDSKRLPQDLATKGKISMPRKAIAKKIGKLFLDKASVNLHSDILDEPDFFWEHPQTQPIYIDVLNCLDINSRINVLNHRLTILGDVLEILNDQLNHQHSSSLEWTIIWLIMLEVSVALLKDVFNVI
- the yidD gene encoding membrane protein insertion efficiency factor YidD; translated protein: MSFKLLVKNLPMHLCRALIHIYRWTISPLLGNPCRFFPTCSQYGLQALKHHGCIKGLGLTIKRIGKCGPWHPGGIDLVPMTTLEEALDVSPVIDDDDSSDSHA